The Deltaproteobacteria bacterium genome contains a region encoding:
- a CDS encoding DUF4926 domain-containing protein, whose product MIKEHERVVLTAAVPDENLEPGDVGTVVHVYRDGGAYEVEFVALDGHTAAVVTLEASHVRAVSHREITHARELSAASS is encoded by the coding sequence TTGTCTTGACTGCCGCTGTGCCCGACGAAAATCTGGAACCCGGCGACGTGGGAACCGTGGTGCACGTGTACCGAGACGGAGGGGCATACGAGGTGGAGTTCGTCGCGCTCGACGGACATACGGCAGCGGTCGTCACTCTTGAGGCGTCACACGTTCGCGCCGTCTCGCATCGCGAGATCACCCACGCTCGCGAACTGTCGGCCGCCAGCTCGTGA
- the hisA gene encoding 1-(5-phosphoribosyl)-5-[(5-phosphoribosylamino)methylideneamino]imidazole-4-carboxamide isomerase: protein MLIIPAIDLKGGRCVRLLRGEMAAETVYGDDPIAMGRRWVSEGAEYLHVVDLDGAVSGAPVNGDAIAALCAALPIPIEVGGGVRTVERAAQLLAAGADRVIFGTAALAHPEVVALACERFPGRIAVGIDARDGKVAVQGWTETSQTTAIDLARRVEAFGVVRIIYTDISRDGTQQGVNVEATRALADAITIPVIASGGVGSLADITALLPCAAAGVAAVIVGRALYTGAVKLAEAIAAARGAA, encoded by the coding sequence ATGCTGATCATTCCCGCCATCGATCTCAAAGGCGGTCGCTGCGTGCGGCTGCTGCGCGGCGAGATGGCCGCTGAAACCGTGTACGGCGACGATCCCATCGCGATGGGGCGGCGCTGGGTCAGCGAAGGCGCGGAGTACTTGCACGTCGTCGATCTCGACGGCGCGGTGTCGGGCGCGCCGGTGAACGGCGACGCGATCGCGGCGCTGTGCGCGGCGTTGCCGATCCCGATCGAAGTCGGTGGTGGCGTGCGCACGGTCGAGCGGGCGGCGCAATTGCTGGCCGCCGGCGCGGATCGCGTGATCTTCGGCACCGCCGCGCTGGCGCATCCCGAAGTCGTGGCGCTCGCGTGCGAGCGCTTTCCCGGCCGCATCGCCGTCGGCATCGACGCGCGCGACGGCAAAGTGGCGGTGCAGGGTTGGACGGAAACGAGTCAGACCACCGCGATCGACCTCGCGCGCCGGGTCGAGGCGTTCGGCGTCGTGCGCATCATCTACACCGACATCAGTCGCGACGGCACGCAGCAAGGCGTCAACGTCGAGGCGACGCGTGCGCTGGCCGACGCGATCACGATTCCGGTGATCGCCTCGGGCGGTGTCGGCTCGCTGGCCGACATCACCGCGCTGTTGCCCTGTGCGGCGGCAGGCGTCGCTGCGGTCATCGTTGGCCGCGCGTTGTACACCGGCGCGGTCAAGCTCGCCGAGGCGATCGCTGCGGCGCGAGGAGCGGCGTAG
- the hisF gene encoding imidazole glycerol phosphate synthase subunit HisF: MLAKRIIPCLDVKEGRVVKGVNFVGLRDAGDPVEVAERYDAEGADELCFLDITASHERRKIILDVVARTAETVFMPLTVGGGVRELQDVRDLLNAGADKVSINTAAVQHPDFVQAAAEKFGCQCIVVAIDAKRVSGSQAISDQRSAISAPRWEVFTHGGRNPTGLDAIEWARRMESFGAGEILLTSMDRDGTKAGYDIALTRAIADAVRVPVIASGGVGTLDHIYDGLTAGGATAALAASIFHYREFTVRQCKEYLRGRGVAVRLLAESQR, translated from the coding sequence GTGCTCGCGAAGCGCATCATTCCCTGCCTCGATGTGAAAGAAGGCCGCGTCGTCAAGGGCGTGAACTTCGTTGGCCTGCGCGACGCGGGCGATCCGGTCGAGGTCGCCGAGCGCTACGATGCCGAAGGCGCCGACGAGCTATGCTTCCTCGACATCACCGCCTCGCACGAACGCCGCAAGATTATTCTCGACGTGGTCGCGCGCACCGCTGAGACCGTCTTCATGCCGCTCACGGTTGGTGGCGGAGTGCGTGAGCTGCAAGATGTCCGCGACCTGCTCAACGCCGGTGCCGACAAGGTGTCGATCAACACCGCCGCGGTGCAGCACCCCGACTTCGTCCAAGCCGCCGCCGAGAAGTTCGGCTGCCAATGCATCGTGGTGGCGATTGATGCGAAACGAGTGTCAGGTTCGCAAGCCATCAGCGATCAGCGATCAGCCATCAGCGCTCCCCGATGGGAAGTATTCACCCACGGTGGGCGCAATCCGACCGGGCTCGACGCCATCGAGTGGGCCCGCCGGATGGAATCGTTCGGCGCTGGTGAGATCTTGCTCACGAGCATGGACCGCGACGGCACCAAGGCGGGTTACGACATCGCGCTGACCCGTGCGATCGCCGATGCCGTGCGCGTGCCGGTGATCGCCTCGGGAGGCGTCGGCACGCTCGACCACATCTACGACGGCCTCACCGCCGGCGGCGCGACCGCCGCCTTGGCGGCGTCGATCTTCCACTACCGCGAGTTCACCGTGCGCCAGTGCAAGGAGTATCTCCGCGGGCGCGGCGTAGCGGTGCGGCTGCTCGCGGAGAGTCAACGCTGA
- the prfA gene encoding peptide chain release factor 1, which translates to MLQKLEDVERRYVELERKLVDPELIANRKEYARLGKERADIEELVARYREWKLLRDEVEDHRALLDDADPEMRDMAKTELPGLRERLVAIEEQLRVLLLPKDPNDERNVMLEIRAGPGGEEASLFAASLYRMYSRFAEEHKWRVELMSANPTGLGGYKEVIALIEGRGAYSQLKFEGGVHRVQRVPVTEASGRIHTSTATVAVLPEADEVDVQLDEVKDLRIDVYRSSGPGGQSVNTTDSAVRVTHLPTGLVVSCQDEKSQHKNKAKGIKILRARLLERAQREQQEKEAASRRGMVGTGDRSERIRTYNFPQGRVTDHRINLTVHQIDRVMDGELSPLINALITHYQAQSLKSENG; encoded by the coding sequence ATGTTGCAGAAACTCGAAGACGTCGAACGGCGCTACGTCGAGCTCGAGCGCAAGCTCGTCGATCCCGAGCTCATCGCCAATCGCAAGGAGTACGCCCGCCTCGGCAAGGAACGTGCGGACATCGAGGAACTGGTCGCGCGCTACCGCGAGTGGAAGCTCCTGCGCGACGAGGTCGAAGATCACCGCGCGCTGCTGGACGATGCCGATCCCGAGATGCGCGACATGGCCAAGACCGAACTCCCCGGCTTGCGCGAGCGGTTGGTCGCCATCGAAGAGCAGTTGCGAGTGTTGCTGCTGCCCAAGGACCCCAACGACGAGCGTAACGTCATGCTCGAAATCCGCGCGGGGCCGGGCGGTGAAGAGGCCAGCCTGTTCGCCGCCAGTCTGTACCGCATGTACAGCCGGTTTGCCGAGGAACACAAGTGGCGGGTGGAGCTGATGAGCGCGAACCCGACCGGTCTCGGCGGCTACAAAGAGGTCATCGCGCTGATCGAAGGACGCGGGGCGTATAGCCAGTTGAAGTTCGAAGGCGGTGTCCACCGCGTGCAACGGGTGCCGGTTACCGAAGCCTCGGGCCGCATCCACACTTCGACCGCGACCGTGGCGGTGTTGCCGGAAGCCGACGAAGTCGACGTCCAACTCGACGAAGTGAAGGATCTGCGTATCGACGTCTATCGCTCGTCGGGGCCGGGCGGGCAGAGCGTCAACACCACCGACTCGGCGGTGCGCGTGACGCATTTGCCCACCGGTCTCGTTGTGTCGTGCCAGGACGAGAAATCGCAGCACAAGAACAAGGCGAAGGGCATCAAGATCTTGCGCGCGCGCCTGCTCGAGCGCGCGCAACGGGAGCAGCAGGAGAAGGAAGCCGCCAGCCGCCGCGGCATGGTCGGCACCGGCGACCGCTCAGAGCGCATTCGTACCTACAACTTCCCGCAGGGACGCGTGACCGATCACCGCATCAACCTGACAGTGCACCAGATCGATCGCGTCATGGACGGTGAACTGTCACCGCTCATCAACGCGTTGATCACCCACTACCAGGCGCAGTCGCTCAAGTCGGAGAACGGATGA
- the glgC gene encoding glucose-1-phosphate adenylyltransferase encodes MARPRILAFVMAGGKGERLYPLTKDRSKPAVPFGGRYRIVDFVLSNLVNSDLRSIYILTQYKAQSLVEHLERGWTWRVGGRDGFIRAVPAQMKLGDVWYRGTADAIFQNLNLVRDSGADLVLVFSADHIYKMNVRQMLDFHLRTGAAATVSCLPVPRASATQFGVVAVNDQWRVTGFVEKPSDPPAIPGRPDESFASMGNYIFNGDVLKQVLGETTGGTQLYDFGKDVLPAITATHPVYAYDFRRNRIPGLNEGEYAYWRDVGSIEAFYEANMDLKSVVPQLNLYNWQWPIMTARFNDPPAKFVFDEEGRRGVAVQSVLASGCLLSGGYVKDSILGRNVVVDGGAEVRDSVLMDNVVIGAGARVRRAIIDKNVCVAPGDSIGEDFGRDCERHTVSQNGIVVVEKAPDTPDLLSRNW; translated from the coding sequence ATGGCACGGCCACGCATTCTCGCGTTCGTCATGGCGGGCGGTAAGGGCGAACGGCTCTACCCGCTTACCAAGGATCGCTCGAAGCCGGCGGTGCCGTTCGGCGGCCGCTACCGCATCGTCGACTTCGTGCTCAGCAACCTGGTCAACTCCGACCTGCGCTCGATTTACATCCTGACCCAGTACAAGGCGCAGTCGCTGGTCGAGCATCTCGAACGCGGCTGGACCTGGCGCGTCGGCGGCCGCGACGGCTTCATCCGCGCCGTGCCGGCGCAGATGAAACTCGGCGACGTGTGGTACCGCGGCACGGCCGACGCGATCTTTCAGAATCTCAACCTCGTGCGCGACTCCGGCGCCGACTTGGTCTTGGTCTTCAGCGCCGACCACATCTACAAGATGAACGTCCGCCAGATGCTCGACTTCCACTTGCGCACCGGCGCCGCGGCCACCGTCTCGTGCCTTCCGGTGCCGCGGGCGAGCGCGACGCAGTTCGGCGTGGTGGCGGTCAACGATCAGTGGCGGGTGACCGGCTTCGTCGAGAAGCCCAGCGATCCGCCGGCGATCCCGGGCCGCCCAGACGAGTCGTTCGCGTCGATGGGCAACTACATCTTCAACGGCGACGTGCTGAAGCAAGTGCTCGGCGAGACCACCGGCGGCACTCAACTGTACGACTTCGGCAAAGACGTGCTACCCGCCATCACCGCCACGCATCCGGTGTACGCGTACGACTTTCGCCGCAACCGCATCCCCGGCCTCAACGAAGGTGAGTACGCGTACTGGCGCGACGTCGGCAGCATCGAAGCGTTCTACGAAGCCAATATGGACCTCAAAAGCGTCGTGCCGCAGCTCAATCTCTACAACTGGCAGTGGCCGATCATGACCGCGCGCTTCAACGATCCACCCGCGAAGTTCGTTTTCGACGAAGAGGGTCGGCGCGGTGTCGCCGTGCAGTCGGTGCTCGCCAGCGGTTGTCTACTGAGCGGCGGCTACGTGAAGGATTCCATCCTCGGCCGCAACGTCGTGGTCGACGGCGGCGCCGAGGTGCGCGATTCGGTCTTGATGGACAACGTCGTGATTGGTGCCGGCGCCCGCGTGCGCCGCGCCATCATCGACAAAAACGTGTGCGTGGCCCCAGGCGACTCGATCGGCGAAGACTTCGGCCGCGATTGCGAACGGCACACCGTTTCGCAGAACGGCATCGTCGTGGTCGAGAAGGCTCCGGACACGCCCGATCTGTTGTCGCGGAATTGGTGA
- the hisD gene encoding histidinol dehydrogenase: MADTIRLLHTTQRDFARQFAAIRERDATASPQVEAQARRIVDAVKRRGDRALIEFTRRFDGVQLTPARLRVSQAEIDAALRALRPAALRALRAAARRIEAFHRRQRQSSWSYRDAAGFTLGQRITPLRRVGLYVPGGHGSYPSSVLMNAIPARVAVVDEVIMVSPAGRDGYNPAVLAAASIAGVHAVYRVGGAQAVAALAYGTRTVPKVDKIVGPGNAWVQAAKRQVYGIVDIDKIAGPSEVVVVADRSVPAAFAAADLLAQAEHGSGDECAVLLTPSQRVAENVRAAIDVQLPALPRRAAIARVLRRRGALVVVRNLDEAIDLAEQIAPEHLELLIANAARYVPRIRNAGAVFVGADAPAPLGDYAAGPNHVLPTGGSARFASPLGVYDFVKRTSVISASRGALRTLAPAICTLAEMEGYQAHAAAVRVRLNGGR, encoded by the coding sequence ATGGCTGACACCATTCGCCTGCTCCACACGACGCAACGCGACTTCGCGCGCCAGTTTGCCGCCATTCGCGAGCGCGATGCGACCGCCAGCCCGCAGGTCGAAGCGCAAGCGCGGCGAATTGTGGACGCGGTGAAGCGCCGCGGCGATCGCGCGTTGATCGAGTTCACGCGCCGCTTTGACGGCGTGCAGCTCACTCCGGCGCGGCTGCGAGTGAGTCAGGCCGAGATCGATGCGGCGCTGCGCGCGTTGCGTCCAGCGGCGTTGCGCGCGCTGCGCGCGGCGGCACGGCGCATCGAGGCCTTTCACCGCCGGCAGCGCCAGTCGTCGTGGAGTTACCGCGACGCGGCGGGATTCACGCTGGGGCAGCGGATCACGCCGCTACGCCGCGTCGGACTCTACGTCCCCGGCGGTCACGGCTCGTATCCCTCGTCGGTGCTGATGAACGCGATCCCGGCGCGCGTGGCGGTCGTGGACGAAGTCATCATGGTGTCGCCGGCGGGTCGCGACGGTTACAATCCGGCGGTGCTGGCGGCGGCGTCGATTGCCGGCGTTCATGCCGTGTATCGCGTCGGCGGCGCGCAAGCGGTCGCCGCGCTCGCCTACGGAACCCGTACCGTGCCGAAGGTCGACAAGATCGTCGGGCCCGGCAACGCGTGGGTGCAAGCGGCGAAGCGCCAAGTGTACGGCATCGTCGATATCGACAAGATCGCCGGCCCGAGCGAAGTGGTGGTGGTTGCTGATCGCAGCGTTCCGGCGGCATTTGCCGCGGCGGATCTTCTTGCGCAAGCCGAGCACGGCAGCGGTGATGAGTGTGCGGTGTTGCTGACGCCGTCGCAGCGCGTAGCTGAGAACGTGCGCGCCGCAATCGATGTGCAATTGCCGGCGTTGCCGCGCCGCGCCGCGATCGCGCGCGTGCTGCGGCGGCGCGGCGCGCTGGTAGTCGTGCGCAATCTCGACGAGGCCATCGATCTCGCCGAGCAGATCGCTCCCGAGCATTTGGAGTTGCTCATCGCGAACGCCGCGCGTTACGTCCCGCGCATCCGCAACGCCGGCGCGGTATTCGTCGGCGCCGATGCGCCGGCGCCGCTGGGCGACTACGCCGCCGGGCCGAATCACGTGTTGCCGACCGGGGGCAGCGCGCGTTTCGCGTCGCCGCTCGGCGTCTACGATTTCGTCAAACGCACCAGCGTGATCAGCGCGAGCCGCGGTGCGCTGCGCACGCTCGCGCCAGCAATCTGTACGCTCGCGGAAATGGAAGGCTACCAGGCGCACGCCGCCGCCGTGCGCGTGCGTCTCAATGGAGGTCGATGA
- the hisH gene encoding imidazole glycerol phosphate synthase subunit HisH, which yields MSDQPSAISHQPAIAIIDYGMGNLRSVQNALAKVGARAEIARDVNRIEAAAGVVLPGVGAFGACMDNLRTYQLIDPIKRVIARGTPFLGICLGMQLLFDESEEFGPVPGLGILPGRVVKFTSDSDLKIPHIGWNQIRKTQNVPHLAGVDDGAFVYFVHSYYVVPADPALTATSTDYGVTFASAIARDNLFASQYHPEKSQAVGQVILRNFSALVAAQNAGDSPSISHQPSAISHKPKAPC from the coding sequence ATGAGCGATCAGCCATCAGCCATCAGCCACCAACCAGCCATCGCCATCATCGACTATGGCATGGGCAATCTGCGCAGCGTGCAGAACGCGCTGGCGAAGGTGGGCGCGCGGGCGGAGATCGCCCGCGATGTGAACCGCATCGAGGCGGCGGCCGGCGTCGTGCTGCCGGGCGTCGGTGCGTTCGGTGCGTGCATGGACAATCTGCGGACGTACCAACTGATCGACCCGATCAAGCGGGTAATCGCGCGCGGCACACCGTTTCTCGGCATCTGCCTCGGCATGCAGTTGCTGTTCGACGAGAGCGAAGAGTTCGGACCGGTACCGGGCCTCGGAATCCTTCCCGGTCGCGTGGTGAAGTTCACGTCGGATTCGGATCTGAAGATTCCGCACATTGGTTGGAATCAGATCCGCAAGACTCAGAACGTGCCGCACCTCGCTGGCGTGGACGACGGCGCGTTCGTCTACTTCGTGCACTCGTACTACGTCGTACCCGCCGACCCGGCGTTGACGGCGACGAGTACGGACTATGGCGTCACCTTCGCCTCGGCCATCGCGCGCGACAATTTGTTCGCGAGCCAGTACCACCCGGAGAAGAGCCAGGCGGTGGGACAGGTCATTCTGCGAAATTTTTCGGCGCTGGTCGCAGCGCAGAACGCCGGGGATTCACCGTCCATCAGCCATCAGCCATCAGCCATCAGCCACAAGCCAAAGGCCCCATGCTGA
- a CDS encoding ferritin-like domain-containing protein, with product MGAPATTDHYQAPMDVVWQFDYLIDIEKLRELYSKAKRLQWDAEQQIDWTQAIDPSQPLMDDARSTVMQIPFMQRLDARRKAAFNAHNTAYILSQFLHGEQGALMVAAQQVHAVPDYEAKLYAATQTMDEARHVEVFARYVRKLAEIYPISPSLKILIDLTLQADHWVKVCLGMQMIIEGLALGAFHNMRRTTTDPLLRQIVELVLRDEARHVAFGHVYVAEAIRDMHADEREDAAQFTFEAMRYMVEANGGGRRRGEATIPEPGYLQVLEHSDIDPADFVAGIAEARAQGIRPERAVGAIHAFKDLMMPALVRVGAVTERTRALYAEAQIKVYDDTTRLEALEDVS from the coding sequence ATGGGCGCCCCCGCAACCACCGACCACTACCAAGCGCCGATGGATGTCGTATGGCAGTTCGATTACCTGATCGACATCGAAAAGTTGCGCGAGCTGTACTCCAAGGCGAAGCGATTGCAGTGGGACGCGGAGCAGCAGATCGACTGGACGCAGGCGATCGATCCGTCGCAGCCGCTGATGGACGACGCGCGCTCGACGGTCATGCAGATTCCGTTCATGCAGCGGCTCGACGCTCGCCGCAAGGCGGCGTTCAACGCGCACAATACGGCGTACATTCTGTCGCAGTTCCTGCACGGCGAACAGGGTGCGCTGATGGTTGCCGCGCAGCAGGTCCACGCGGTGCCGGACTACGAGGCCAAACTCTACGCCGCGACGCAGACGATGGACGAAGCGCGCCACGTCGAAGTGTTTGCGCGCTACGTCCGCAAGCTCGCTGAGATCTATCCGATCTCGCCGTCGCTAAAGATCTTGATCGACCTCACCTTGCAAGCCGATCATTGGGTGAAGGTGTGTCTCGGCATGCAGATGATCATCGAAGGATTGGCGCTCGGCGCGTTTCACAACATGCGGCGCACGACCACCGATCCGTTGCTTCGCCAGATCGTCGAGTTGGTGCTGCGGGACGAGGCCCGCCACGTTGCCTTCGGTCACGTATATGTCGCCGAAGCGATCCGCGACATGCACGCCGACGAGCGCGAGGATGCGGCCCAGTTCACCTTCGAGGCGATGCGCTACATGGTCGAGGCCAACGGCGGCGGCCGCCGCCGCGGCGAAGCGACCATTCCCGAGCCGGGGTATCTGCAAGTCTTGGAGCACAGCGATATTGATCCCGCCGACTTCGTCGCCGGCATTGCCGAGGCACGAGCGCAGGGCATCCGACCGGAACGTGCCGTTGGCGCCATTCACGCCTTCAAGGACCTGATGATGCCGGCGCTGGTTCGCGTCGGCGCCGTCACCGAACGCACCCGCGCGCTGTACGCGGAAGCCCAAATCAAAGTGTACGACGACACCACGAGGCTTGAAGCGTTGGAAGACGTATCGTGA
- the prmC gene encoding peptide chain release factor N(5)-glutamine methyltransferase, translated as MTPVAELSPPATAADVLAAATARLARAGIDTARLDAEVLLAHALGRSRTHLLAALRDTLPDGAAAAFEPLLARRIRREPVAYITGRQEFWSLDFVVGPDVLIPRPETELMVEIVARWLREHPTAHPRVADIGTGSGCIAVALAHEVPSAEVWASDLSPAALAVARVNAERLGVAARIRFVAGDLLAPLTDAAPFDLICSNPPYVAMDDSDALQPELGYEPATALFADGDGLAVIRQILLSAPALLTRSGALLIEIGCGQADTARALAAAAGFGRVEIRADYAGIPRVLVASEACCDG; from the coding sequence ATGACTCCCGTGGCCGAATTGTCGCCGCCAGCGACAGCAGCGGACGTGCTCGCCGCGGCGACCGCTCGCTTGGCGCGAGCGGGGATCGACACCGCTCGCCTTGACGCCGAAGTGTTGCTGGCGCACGCGCTCGGACGATCGCGCACGCACCTGCTGGCCGCGCTACGCGACACGCTGCCGGACGGCGCTGCCGCGGCCTTCGAGCCGCTGCTCGCGCGTCGAATCCGCCGCGAACCCGTTGCGTACATCACCGGCCGGCAAGAGTTCTGGTCGCTCGATTTTGTCGTCGGTCCGGACGTGCTGATTCCTCGGCCCGAGACCGAGCTGATGGTGGAGATCGTGGCGCGCTGGCTGCGCGAGCACCCGACTGCGCACCCACGCGTCGCCGATATCGGCACCGGCAGCGGCTGCATCGCGGTCGCGCTGGCGCACGAAGTGCCGAGCGCCGAAGTGTGGGCGAGCGATCTATCGCCGGCGGCGCTCGCGGTGGCGCGCGTCAACGCGGAGCGTCTCGGAGTCGCCGCGCGGATTCGTTTCGTCGCCGGGGATCTGCTGGCCCCACTGACCGATGCGGCGCCGTTCGATCTGATCTGTTCCAATCCACCGTACGTTGCAATGGATGATTCGGATGCGCTGCAACCCGAGTTAGGCTACGAGCCGGCGACGGCGCTGTTTGCCGATGGCGACGGCTTAGCCGTGATTCGCCAGATCCTCCTCAGTGCGCCAGCGTTGCTCACGCGCAGCGGTGCACTGTTGATCGAGATCGGATGCGGACAAGCCGACACGGCGCGCGCGTTGGCCGCCGCCGCTGGGTTTGGCCGCGTCGAAATTCGCGCTGACTACGCCGGCATCCCGCGCGTGTTGGTGGCGAGCGAGGCGTGCTGTGATGGCTGA
- the hisB gene encoding imidazoleglycerol-phosphate dehydratase HisB → MAQARVKKTKRPAAHDGRQARIARTTKETDITVQLKIDGSGRYDIETGVPFLNHMLEIFSRHGFFDLTVRATGDIDIDQHHTVEDVGLTLGEALRSALGDKAGIRRFGDASCPLDEALVTAVVDLSGRPYLAYNLKIKQARVGNFDTELIHDFLLALTNQVGMNLHLNMSQGRNPHHIIEAGFKALARALDKATQLDPRVSGVLSTKGVL, encoded by the coding sequence ATGGCACAGGCTCGCGTCAAGAAGACCAAACGTCCCGCCGCCCACGACGGCCGGCAGGCGCGTATCGCGCGCACCACCAAGGAGACCGACATCACGGTCCAGCTCAAGATCGACGGCAGCGGCCGCTACGACATCGAGACCGGCGTGCCGTTTCTCAATCACATGCTCGAGATATTCAGCCGTCATGGCTTCTTCGATCTCACCGTGCGGGCGACCGGTGACATCGACATCGATCAGCACCACACCGTCGAGGATGTCGGCCTGACGCTGGGCGAAGCGTTGCGCTCCGCGCTTGGCGACAAGGCTGGCATCCGCCGCTTCGGCGACGCGTCGTGTCCGCTCGATGAAGCGCTGGTGACCGCGGTGGTCGACCTGAGCGGTCGGCCGTACTTGGCGTACAACCTGAAGATCAAGCAGGCGCGCGTCGGCAACTTCGACACCGAGCTGATCCACGATTTCTTGCTCGCGCTGACGAACCAGGTGGGGATGAACCTGCACCTCAACATGAGCCAAGGCCGCAACCCGCACCATATCATCGAGGCCGGATTCAAAGCGCTCGCCCGTGCGCTCGACAAGGCGACGCAGCTCGATCCGCGTGTTAGCGGGGTGCTGTCGACGAAGGGAGTGCTGTAG
- a CDS encoding PD40 domain-containing protein, translating into MTFEWLAMHARRLSLFRGLVAGCLSLVMRGPAAAQITATPRPPTHALTRGASNVRQILPPDVQSDDGLYHAAISYDGSAIVFNDKVNVFEVTTEDLARHALTNVTSGQCEFPRPNRDGSAVVMACSANVTGQNADGNLEIVLLRNNEFVPITNSTVTGAVIVDNEVPTIASDGKSIAFVSNGNYTGQNPDGRYQVFLWRDGKPLTQVTKGTTAQVGFLNEDGRFILFAEYYVKDTCPVDGSVYRYDLHTGQTVSLFLPAESSRCGPCGRQLGVGLSGDATVRVFTAFTSCDADDIAHGRKLFRQRIGDDPTFLLDVPDFWDVKIAVNGDGSRIAVLQGDNSGSGDEWESVLFTSSGRQDLPGVPRYAGDLAFDGPGRHLIFISNEDLTGENPDHLSELFVAAIPLGSDTPLPTATATATPSPTRSTPIIPTPRRTVGFCAGDCDNSGQVTVDELVIGVNIALGIAPLGACMNLSFDCNATGEVTVDCLVIAVNNALYDCGVAAPTRGPTRNAIAHRHAVTRRTATQLPTATTTPGPLRQEPRYPLRGHRP; encoded by the coding sequence ATGACATTCGAGTGGCTAGCGATGCATGCCCGGCGGCTCTCGCTGTTCCGTGGTCTCGTAGCGGGTTGCCTGTCGCTCGTGATGCGCGGACCGGCAGCGGCGCAGATCACGGCGACGCCGCGCCCGCCGACGCACGCGCTGACCCGTGGGGCATCGAACGTCCGCCAGATTCTTCCACCCGACGTGCAGTCCGATGACGGGCTGTACCACGCAGCGATCAGTTACGACGGTTCAGCGATTGTCTTCAACGACAAGGTGAACGTGTTCGAGGTTACGACCGAGGACCTGGCGCGCCACGCGCTGACCAACGTAACCAGTGGACAATGTGAATTCCCGAGGCCAAACCGAGACGGCAGTGCGGTGGTGATGGCCTGCTCGGCCAACGTGACCGGCCAGAACGCTGATGGCAACCTCGAAATCGTCCTCCTGCGCAACAACGAATTCGTGCCGATTACCAACTCGACGGTAACCGGAGCGGTGATCGTGGACAACGAGGTGCCTACGATCGCTTCGGACGGAAAATCCATCGCGTTCGTCTCGAATGGCAATTACACCGGCCAGAATCCCGATGGGCGTTATCAGGTCTTCTTGTGGCGTGACGGCAAACCCCTTACGCAGGTGACCAAGGGGACTACGGCTCAGGTCGGCTTTCTCAACGAAGATGGGCGCTTCATTCTCTTTGCAGAGTATTATGTCAAAGATACCTGTCCGGTCGATGGCAGCGTCTACCGCTACGACCTTCATACGGGCCAGACGGTATCGCTCTTCCTGCCTGCCGAAAGCTCGCGCTGCGGGCCGTGCGGCCGGCAGCTCGGGGTGGGGCTCAGCGGAGACGCTACGGTCCGGGTGTTCACCGCTTTCACGAGCTGCGATGCCGACGACATCGCACACGGCCGCAAGCTCTTCCGTCAGCGGATCGGCGATGACCCCACGTTTCTTCTCGATGTGCCCGACTTCTGGGACGTCAAGATCGCGGTGAACGGGGACGGGAGCCGGATTGCCGTCCTGCAGGGCGACAATTCGGGCTCGGGCGATGAGTGGGAGAGCGTGCTTTTCACCTCCTCGGGGCGGCAGGATCTCCCCGGTGTCCCACGCTATGCCGGCGACCTCGCCTTCGACGGGCCAGGGCGGCATCTGATCTTCATTTCGAATGAGGATCTCACCGGAGAAAACCCCGACCACCTATCGGAGCTTTTTGTCGCTGCCATTCCCCTCGGCTCCGACACGCCGCTACCTACTGCTACCGCCACGGCGACACCCTCCCCCACCAGGTCGACGCCGATCATCCCGACTCCGCGGCGAACCGTAGGATTCTGCGCGGGCGACTGTGACAATTCGGGGCAGGTCACGGTCGACGAGCTAGTGATCGGGGTCAACATCGCTCTGGGGATTGCGCCGCTCGGCGCGTGCATGAACTTGAGCTTTGATTGCAACGCAACCGGCGAGGTCACAGTTGATTGCCTCGTGATCGCGGTCAACAACGCACTGTATGATTGCGGAGTGGCGGCCCCGACGCGTGGGCCAACGCGGAACGCCATCGCGCACCGCCACGCAGTTACCCGCCGCACCGCCACGCAGTTACCCACCGCGACGACAACGCCGGGACCCCTCAGACAGGAACCCCGATACCCCCTACGCGGACACAGACCCTGA